The genomic region ACTGCGCAACATCTACCTCGACGAACCGCACGGCGAGGAAGGGCTCTGGACGCGTCTGGAGGGTCTGACGCCACCGGCCCTTTTCGTCTGGGGCCGCGAGGACCAGCTGGTGCCGATCGGTTTTCGAAAGCACGTCGAACGGGTGCTCGATTCAGCCCGGCACGTCGAACTCGATTGCGGGCACGTGCCGCAGATCGAGCTGCCGGACGAGACCCACGCGGCGGCTCGGGACTTCCTCGATTCAGTCCAAATCGCCGTATAGGCTGCGGGCATGAATAAGCGCGTAGTCATTCTGGGAGCGGGATTTGGCGGCCTCGAACTGAGCACGATGCTGTCGGAGGTGTTGGGTGACGGCATCGAAGTGACGCTGATCGATCAGAACGATTCTTTCGTCTTCGGCTTCTCGAAGCTGGACGTCATGTTCGGCCAGGCCACCGCCGATCAGGTGCGACTGCCGTACCGCGACGTCGTCAAGCCCGGGGTCAGGGTTCTTCAGGAGACGGTCACCGCGATTGATCCGGAAAACCGTCGGGTGACCACCGACGCGGGTGTCCACGAAGCCGACGTGCTGGTCATCGCCCTCGGGGCCGACTACGACATGGACGCGACCCCCGGCCTGGCCGAGGCCGGCAACGAGTTTTATTCGGTGGCCGGGGCCGAGCGGCTGGCCGAGGTCATCCCCGGATTCTCGGAGGGCCACGCGATCATCGGGGTCTGCGGCGCGCCTTTCAAGTGCCCGCCGGCACCGAGCGAGTGCGCGCTGCTTCTACACGACGAGCTCGTGGCCCGCGGTGTCCGTGATGCCTGCCAGATCTCTTTCGTCATCCCCCTGCCGACGCCGGTGCCACCTTCGCCCGGGACTTCCGCCGCGCTGGCCGGCGAGTTCGCCGAACGGGACATCAACCTGATCACCGGCCGGCGGGTC from Thermoleophilia bacterium harbors:
- a CDS encoding FAD-dependent oxidoreductase, giving the protein MNKRVVILGAGFGGLELSTMLSEVLGDGIEVTLIDQNDSFVFGFSKLDVMFGQATADQVRLPYRDVVKPGVRVLQETVTAIDPENRRVTTDAGVHEADVLVIALGADYDMDATPGLAEAGNEFYSVAGAERLAEVIPGFSEGHAIIGVCGAPFKCPPAPSECALLLHDELVARGVRDACQISFVIPLPTPVPPSPGTSAALAGEFAERDINLITGRRVSSLDPARSVAVLDDGAELPFDLFLGVPKHQAPEVVLTSGLAMDGYIPVDSATLKTRVDGVYAVGDVTTAGVPKAGVFAEGAARIVARNLIAELGGGEAPGPYAGQGSCYIEFGGGKVGRVDIDFLSGPEKTGIFNEPSAALAEEKLEFGSSRRARWFGA